The Vespula vulgaris chromosome 4, iyVesVulg1.1, whole genome shotgun sequence genome has a segment encoding these proteins:
- the LOC127063008 gene encoding uncharacterized protein LOC127063008 isoform X1, which produces MQRNRTIGRMDLRMCTVVFLSILYFNLPPATIALRRCVHCRSRGELGSCKDPFTMNSTQIDLERGVDMVPCVSGWCGKIIESQNLNNEYGTATQRLCFQRGPDDGEERCAYTTWNYRKVYMCLCLGDLCNGAINANISYSLLALILCITVRWIL; this is translated from the exons ATGCAACGAAATAGAACGATCGGCAGAATGGATTTAAGGATGTGCACCGTCGTATTTTTGTCAATTTTATACTTCAATCTACCTCCAGCAACGATTG CACTTCGAAGATGCGTTCATTGCAGATCGAGAGGAGAGCTAGGCTCGTGTAAGGATCCGTTTACGATGAATTCCACGCAAATAGATTTAGAAAGAGGCGTGGATATGGTACCCTGTGTATCCGGTTGGTGCGGTAAAATAATCGAGAGTCAAAATTTAAACAACG AATACGGTACCGCTACGCAAAGACTGTGCTTTCAAAGAGGACCGGATGATGGCGAAGAAAGATGCGCTTATACTAcgtggaattatagaaaagttTACATGTGCCTTTGTCTCGGAGATCTTTGCAACGGAGCGATAAACGCCAACATATCCTATTCGTTACTAGCCTTGATATTATGTATTACCGTTCGATGGATCctgtaa
- the LOC127063008 gene encoding uncharacterized protein LOC127063008 isoform X2 translates to MTNCENSLEPLRRCVHCRSRGELGSCKDPFTMNSTQIDLERGVDMVPCVSGWCGKIIESQNLNNEYGTATQRLCFQRGPDDGEERCAYTTWNYRKVYMCLCLGDLCNGAINANISYSLLALILCITVRWIL, encoded by the exons ATGACGAATTGTGAAAATTCTTTAgaac CACTTCGAAGATGCGTTCATTGCAGATCGAGAGGAGAGCTAGGCTCGTGTAAGGATCCGTTTACGATGAATTCCACGCAAATAGATTTAGAAAGAGGCGTGGATATGGTACCCTGTGTATCCGGTTGGTGCGGTAAAATAATCGAGAGTCAAAATTTAAACAACG AATACGGTACCGCTACGCAAAGACTGTGCTTTCAAAGAGGACCGGATGATGGCGAAGAAAGATGCGCTTATACTAcgtggaattatagaaaagttTACATGTGCCTTTGTCTCGGAGATCTTTGCAACGGAGCGATAAACGCCAACATATCCTATTCGTTACTAGCCTTGATATTATGTATTACCGTTCGATGGATCctgtaa
- the LOC127063007 gene encoding uncharacterized protein LOC127063007 translates to MLQAKALVLLSVIATIKALPIANVHVKFVSRPHVYEHGITTDGDRTIYQKSFVSIGRRSIPSNPRRQFGERIRTDSNLQQIPEIGKYATIIKPENAESLWPVGVFLPPIDVNDLGHSSQESRHITPDYSNGLEYHDPLLLTGTEAMMAVKYIYGRGELFYDDFPHVRAILRNQEERRLNGLHDHILSSLRSSSPFYKRHQH, encoded by the exons TTACAGGCAAAAGCATTAGTCCTTTTATCGGTAATAGCAACCATCAAAGCTTTACCAATCGCAAATGTTCATGTGAAATTCGTCTCTCGACCTCACGTATACGAACATGGTATTACAACAGACG GAGATCGTACGATCTATCAAAAATCCTTTGTTTCGATCGGACGAAGAAGCATTCCTTCAAATCCACGAAGACAATTTG GAGAACGCATACGTACCGATTCCAACTTGCAACAAATCCCAGAAATTGGAAAATACGCAACAATAATAAAACCGGAAAATGCTGAATCATTATGGCCAGTTGGGGTCTTCCTTCCCCCCATAGACGTGAATGACCTTGGTCATAGTTCTCAAGAATCTAGACATATAACGCCCGATTACAGTAACGGCTTAg aatatcaCGATCCTTTGCTTCTGACTGGTACGGAAGCAATGATGGCGGTGAAATACATTTATGGACGTGGTGAACTCTTTTACGATGATTTTCCACACGTACGTGCTATATTGCGAAatcaagaagagagaagattaaACGGCCTACACGATCATATTCTAAGCAGTCTAAGGTCTAGCTCTCCTTTTTACAAAAGACACCAgcattaa